A genomic region of Caulobacter vibrioides contains the following coding sequences:
- a CDS encoding CZB domain-containing protein, which translates to MDFDAAIAAHADWKVNFRIALATHSTVDAQRACSDKICVLGHWLHGEARSKLAGDKTYLQCVEAHRDFHEAAGEVAGAINRRDFQRAADMIDVGSKFHDASMRVAVAVRRLKTLAPA; encoded by the coding sequence ATGGATTTCGACGCCGCCATCGCCGCCCACGCCGACTGGAAAGTGAACTTCCGGATCGCCCTGGCGACCCACAGCACCGTGGACGCCCAGCGCGCCTGCTCCGACAAGATCTGCGTCCTGGGCCACTGGCTGCACGGCGAGGCGCGCAGCAAGCTGGCCGGCGACAAGACCTATCTGCAATGCGTCGAAGCCCATCGTGACTTCCACGAGGCCGCCGGCGAGGTGGCGGGAGCCATCAATCGCCGCGACTTCCAGCGCGCCGCCGACATGATCGACGTCGGGTCCAAGTTCCATGACGCCTCGATGCGCGTGGCCGTGGCGGTGCGCCGCCTCAAGACCCTGGCGCCGGCCTGA
- a CDS encoding nuclear transport factor 2 family protein, translated as MIAALLTALALQAAPPPALDPATVKAVEAVAFDYVDGQLEGDTARVTRALHPDLAKRAVRAKPDPDEVLALRRMSRDELIDLTRQGALKTPRDQWDRTVRVLDVAGNVAIARVETPWFVDHLSLGRFGERWVIVNALWYPKPRPAAK; from the coding sequence ATGATCGCCGCCCTGCTGACCGCCCTCGCCTTGCAAGCCGCCCCGCCTCCGGCGCTGGACCCGGCGACCGTCAAGGCGGTGGAGGCGGTGGCCTTTGACTATGTCGACGGCCAGCTGGAAGGCGACACCGCCCGCGTCACCCGCGCCCTGCACCCGGACCTGGCCAAGCGCGCCGTCCGCGCCAAGCCCGATCCCGACGAGGTCCTGGCCCTGCGCCGGATGAGCCGCGACGAGCTGATCGACCTGACGCGACAAGGCGCCTTGAAGACCCCGCGCGATCAGTGGGACCGCACCGTCCGCGTGCTGGACGTGGCCGGTAATGTGGCGATCGCGCGCGTCGAGACGCCGTGGTTCGTCGACCATCTCAGCCTGGGCCGGTTCGGCGAGCGCTGGGTGATCGTCAATGCGCTCTGGTATCCCAAGCCTAGGCCGGCGGCGAAGTAG
- a CDS encoding alpha/beta hydrolase family esterase, with translation MTVGALTRRVAALMASLAFLATAASAHAACAVGAPGATVSVDAGGTGRPFLLRRPAGLAAGQPAPLLILLHGSGGEGGRMLADSKLEATAERHGFLVAAPTAAIPAGKGFAWNIPGVPTVTGKIPDASDADDVAYLAALVDGLVAQGCVEPGRVYVTGLSGGGRMASWLGCVASDRYAAIAPVVGLRAGNPRPDKPHEPDPATCQPRRPMPVIAFAGDKDTTNPTQGGGAGYWQYTMHAAEQRWAALNGCQAPPTTQWVAPSVYEERYSGCRDNADVVGRMTVGGGHVWLADNDALWAFVSRYRRDGR, from the coding sequence ATGACGGTTGGAGCGCTGACGCGCAGGGTCGCGGCGCTGATGGCGTCGTTGGCGTTTCTGGCGACCGCCGCGAGCGCGCACGCCGCCTGCGCCGTCGGCGCGCCGGGGGCGACCGTCAGCGTGGACGCTGGCGGGACCGGGCGGCCGTTCCTGCTGCGCCGTCCCGCCGGCCTTGCGGCTGGCCAGCCTGCGCCCCTGCTGATCCTGCTGCACGGCAGCGGCGGCGAGGGCGGGCGGATGCTGGCTGACTCCAAGCTGGAAGCGACCGCCGAGCGCCACGGCTTCCTGGTGGCCGCGCCCACCGCCGCCATTCCCGCCGGCAAGGGCTTCGCCTGGAACATTCCGGGCGTGCCGACCGTGACCGGCAAGATCCCCGACGCCTCGGACGCCGACGACGTGGCCTATCTGGCGGCGCTGGTCGACGGGCTGGTGGCGCAGGGCTGCGTCGAGCCCGGCCGCGTCTATGTCACCGGCCTGTCGGGCGGCGGGCGCATGGCCTCGTGGCTGGGCTGCGTGGCGTCGGACCGCTACGCGGCCATCGCACCGGTGGTCGGCCTGCGGGCGGGCAATCCGCGCCCCGACAAGCCGCATGAGCCCGATCCGGCCACCTGCCAGCCCCGGCGGCCGATGCCGGTCATCGCCTTCGCGGGCGACAAGGACACGACCAATCCCACCCAGGGCGGCGGCGCGGGCTATTGGCAGTACACGATGCATGCGGCCGAGCAGCGCTGGGCGGCGCTGAACGGCTGCCAGGCACCACCGACCACGCAATGGGTCGCGCCGAGCGTCTATGAGGAGCGCTATTCCGGCTGTCGGGACAACGCCGACGTGGTGGGGCGCATGACCGTCGGCGGCGGCCACGTCTGGCTCGCCGACAACGACGCCCTGTGGGCCTTCGTCTCGCGCTATCGGCGGGACGGCCGCTAA
- a CDS encoding DMT family transporter: MTTSRNLLLGLLCGVIAGAFWGGVFLAPKLLADFTPLQATAGRYLAYGLAAAVLLAPSWKAVMARMDGRDWRDLLLLSLLGNLIYYVGLAIAVQSAGVALASLVIGLLPVTITLVGARPGEGTPLRRLVWPLALIVAGGVCINLDAFAAAGRSGAGRTFVGLAGALLALAVWTAYAVWNARRLAATPKFNSHEWSLLTGVATGLLSLVIVVPAFAFDGKTHAASAWGLFWGVSFAVAIGASVIGNGLWNAASRLLPLSLSGQLIVFETVFALLYGFLHEGRWPRSLESVAMALMLAGVLWSARLHRVGGPRSAEG; the protein is encoded by the coding sequence ATGACCACCTCCCGCAACCTCCTGCTTGGCCTCCTGTGCGGCGTCATCGCCGGGGCGTTCTGGGGCGGGGTGTTCCTGGCGCCGAAGCTCTTGGCGGATTTCACGCCGCTGCAGGCCACGGCGGGTCGGTACCTGGCCTATGGCCTGGCGGCGGCCGTGCTGCTGGCGCCCAGCTGGAAGGCGGTCATGGCGCGGATGGACGGCCGCGACTGGCGCGACCTCTTGCTGCTCAGCCTGCTGGGCAACCTGATCTACTATGTCGGCCTGGCCATCGCCGTGCAGAGCGCGGGCGTGGCTCTGGCCTCGCTGGTCATCGGCCTGTTGCCCGTGACCATCACCCTGGTGGGGGCGAGACCGGGGGAGGGCACGCCGCTCAGACGCCTGGTTTGGCCGCTGGCCCTGATCGTCGCCGGCGGGGTGTGCATCAATCTGGACGCCTTCGCCGCCGCCGGACGCAGCGGCGCGGGGCGGACCTTCGTCGGCCTCGCCGGCGCGCTGCTGGCCCTGGCCGTCTGGACCGCCTACGCCGTCTGGAACGCCCGGCGCCTGGCCGCCACGCCCAAGTTCAACAGCCACGAGTGGTCGCTGCTGACCGGCGTCGCCACGGGCCTGCTGTCGCTGGTTATCGTGGTCCCCGCCTTCGCGTTCGACGGCAAGACCCATGCGGCCAGCGCCTGGGGCCTGTTCTGGGGCGTTAGCTTCGCCGTGGCGATCGGGGCCTCGGTGATCGGCAACGGCCTGTGGAACGCCGCCAGCCGGCTGCTACCGCTGTCGCTGTCGGGCCAGCTGATCGTGTTCGAGACGGTGTTCGCCCTGCTGTACGGCTTCCTGCACGAAGGCCGCTGGCCGCGCAGCCTGGAGAGCGTGGCCATGGCGCTGATGCTGGCCGGGGTGCTGTGGTCGGCGCGGTTGCATCGGGTGGGTGGGCCCCGATCGGCCGAGGGTTAA
- the ptsP gene encoding phosphoenolpyruvate--protein phosphotransferase encodes MAASGIAVRGPRSLLRQIREAMAGAGPAQGKLDVVVRTIAISMVAEVCSIYLRRASGDLELFATEGLAREAVHVTRLKPGEGLVGETMRLGRPLNLSDAASHPSFSYRPETGEDPYHAFLAVPLLRGGRAIGVLVVQNRTERNYDEEEVEDLQIIAMVLAEMVSSSELLGADELKDVELAPHKPERLKGSRFAEGLAYGVAVLHEQPVAPETLLSDDALAEEARLTYAIEALQTQIDQMLEGQHGLVGASYEVLETYRLFAHDRGWNRSLQEAVRSGLTAEAAVERVRSEHRARLGQARDPYLRERLHDLEDLNDRLLRHLSGDVHHVRQLPEDAILIARNLGPADLLEYDRTKLKGILLEEGSAASHAGIVARALDIPCVGRLAGLRDRVNEGDPVVVDGETQEAWLRPRPDVVKALKARMEVRAQRKAEFARLRDTPPITKDGAKITLLMNAGLAVDLDILGETGAEGIGLFRTEFQFMVAEELPRLEAQTALYEKVLEAADGMPVTFRTLDLGGDKLLPYMELEREDNPALGWRAVRMGLDRPALLRMQIRALIKAANGLPLRIMFPLVANVDEFRAARSFVDQEVAWALKRGRPAPARLDVGAMIEAPSLLWHLDALLPMTDFVSVGTNDLMQYLFAADRGNPRVSDRYDPLSPAALRALKTIQQACADTGTQVSVCGEMAGRPLEAFALVALGFDRLSMPPAGIGPVKQMVLSLDREAARRNVEALLKGSGGSLRGEIETLARKLYVAV; translated from the coding sequence ATGGCGGCATCCGGCATCGCCGTTCGAGGACCACGCAGCCTGCTGCGGCAGATCCGCGAGGCCATGGCCGGCGCGGGTCCCGCCCAGGGCAAGCTGGACGTCGTGGTGCGCACCATCGCCATCTCGATGGTGGCCGAGGTCTGCTCGATCTATCTGCGCCGCGCCTCGGGTGATCTTGAGCTGTTCGCCACCGAGGGTCTGGCCCGCGAGGCCGTCCACGTCACCCGCCTGAAGCCGGGCGAGGGCCTGGTCGGCGAGACCATGCGCCTGGGCCGGCCGCTGAACCTGTCGGACGCCGCCAGCCACCCGTCGTTCTCGTATCGTCCGGAGACGGGCGAAGACCCCTATCACGCCTTCCTGGCCGTGCCGCTGCTGCGCGGCGGGCGGGCCATCGGCGTGCTGGTCGTCCAGAACCGCACCGAGCGCAACTATGATGAGGAGGAGGTCGAGGACCTCCAGATCATCGCCATGGTGCTGGCCGAGATGGTCAGCTCCAGCGAGCTCCTGGGCGCCGACGAACTCAAGGACGTCGAGCTGGCGCCGCACAAGCCCGAGCGCCTGAAGGGCTCGCGCTTCGCCGAGGGCCTGGCCTATGGCGTGGCGGTGCTGCACGAGCAGCCGGTCGCGCCCGAGACCCTGCTGTCCGACGACGCCCTGGCCGAGGAAGCGCGGCTGACCTACGCCATCGAGGCGCTGCAGACCCAGATCGACCAGATGCTGGAAGGCCAGCACGGCCTGGTCGGCGCCTCGTACGAGGTGCTGGAGACCTATCGCCTGTTCGCCCACGACCGGGGCTGGAACCGCTCGCTGCAGGAGGCGGTGCGCTCGGGCCTGACCGCCGAGGCCGCCGTCGAGCGCGTGCGCTCCGAGCACCGCGCGCGCCTGGGCCAAGCCCGCGATCCCTATCTGCGCGAGCGGCTGCACGACCTGGAAGACCTGAACGACCGGCTGCTGCGGCACCTGTCGGGCGATGTGCACCATGTGCGCCAGCTGCCCGAGGACGCCATCCTGATCGCCCGGAACCTGGGTCCCGCCGATCTCCTGGAATACGACCGCACCAAGCTGAAGGGCATCCTGCTGGAGGAAGGCAGCGCCGCCAGCCACGCCGGCATCGTCGCCCGTGCGCTCGACATCCCGTGCGTCGGGCGTCTGGCCGGCCTGCGTGACCGCGTCAACGAAGGCGACCCGGTCGTCGTCGACGGCGAGACGCAGGAAGCCTGGCTGCGCCCGCGCCCGGACGTGGTCAAGGCGCTGAAGGCCCGGATGGAGGTCCGCGCCCAGCGCAAGGCCGAGTTCGCCCGTCTGCGTGACACCCCGCCGATCACCAAGGACGGCGCCAAGATCACCCTGCTGATGAACGCGGGCCTCGCCGTCGATCTCGACATCCTGGGCGAGACGGGGGCTGAGGGCATCGGCCTGTTCCGCACCGAGTTCCAGTTCATGGTGGCCGAGGAGTTGCCGCGCCTGGAGGCCCAGACGGCCCTCTACGAAAAGGTGCTGGAGGCCGCCGACGGCATGCCGGTGACCTTCCGCACGCTCGACCTCGGCGGCGACAAGTTGTTGCCGTACATGGAGCTGGAGCGCGAGGACAACCCGGCCCTGGGCTGGCGCGCCGTGCGCATGGGCCTGGACCGGCCCGCCCTGCTGCGCATGCAGATCCGCGCCCTGATCAAGGCCGCTAACGGCCTGCCGCTGCGGATCATGTTCCCGCTGGTGGCCAATGTGGACGAGTTCCGCGCCGCCCGCTCGTTCGTCGACCAGGAAGTGGCCTGGGCCCTGAAGCGCGGCCGGCCCGCGCCCGCGCGCCTGGATGTCGGGGCCATGATCGAGGCGCCGTCGCTGCTGTGGCACCTGGACGCCTTGCTGCCGATGACCGACTTCGTCTCGGTCGGCACTAACGACCTGATGCAGTACCTGTTCGCGGCCGACCGGGGCAATCCGCGCGTGTCCGACCGCTACGACCCGCTGTCGCCGGCTGCGCTGCGGGCGCTGAAGACGATCCAGCAGGCCTGCGCCGACACCGGCACCCAGGTCTCGGTCTGCGGCGAGATGGCCGGCCGGCCGCTGGAGGCCTTCGCCCTGGTGGCCCTGGGCTTTGATCGATTGTCGATGCCGCCGGCGGGCATCGGGCCGGTCAAGCAGATGGTTTTGTCGCTGGATCGCGAGGCCGCGCGCCGCAATGTCGAGGCCCTGCTGAAGGGCTCCGGCGGATCCTTGCGCGGCGAGATCGAAACCTTGGCGCGCAAGCTCTACGTCGCCGTCTGA
- a CDS encoding helix-turn-helix domain-containing protein, whose product MPLDTGNVRRLHLVADVDTDETPIAVGQPSLEEGADIGLALKAAREFRGLTTQDVADATRIRQSYIEALEDMRLDDLPSRPFTIGYVRAYAGLLGLDAEAAVARFKNDAPDEGAELRAPVGVRRERDPRLALIFAGGLLVVGAILLWNVAQRAISPDEPPPQIAPESAQVRVAHGGTVGPGGSVALGAPLPAPVESTTPEPYKTPGLDDAAANGGSVDAAKLAAKARAEAEAAAGITDTSNAVVVGAPFKPKGQMLGASAADASGVLIQARKAGALTVRRADGGIHMTRWLSAGDAYSAPRTPGLILDVGEPALFEVYYNGRLTGRLTSNQTSVARLIPAAPAPVVAANP is encoded by the coding sequence ATGCCGCTGGATACGGGGAACGTGAGGCGTTTGCACCTCGTCGCCGATGTCGATACGGACGAGACTCCGATCGCCGTGGGGCAACCATCGCTGGAAGAGGGCGCGGACATTGGTCTGGCGCTGAAGGCGGCGCGCGAGTTTCGCGGCCTGACCACCCAGGACGTCGCCGACGCCACCCGCATCCGTCAGAGCTATATCGAGGCGCTCGAGGACATGCGCCTCGACGACCTGCCCTCGCGGCCCTTCACCATCGGCTATGTCCGCGCCTATGCGGGCCTCCTGGGCCTGGACGCCGAGGCGGCGGTCGCCCGCTTCAAGAACGATGCGCCCGACGAGGGGGCCGAGCTGCGCGCCCCGGTCGGCGTGCGGCGCGAGCGTGATCCGCGCCTGGCGCTGATCTTCGCCGGCGGCCTTCTGGTGGTCGGCGCGATCCTGCTGTGGAACGTCGCCCAGCGCGCCATCAGCCCGGACGAACCCCCGCCGCAGATCGCGCCGGAGTCGGCTCAGGTCCGCGTCGCCCATGGCGGGACCGTCGGTCCTGGCGGCTCGGTGGCGCTGGGCGCGCCGCTGCCCGCGCCGGTCGAGTCGACGACGCCCGAACCCTATAAGACGCCCGGCCTCGACGACGCCGCCGCCAATGGCGGTTCGGTCGACGCCGCCAAGCTGGCCGCCAAGGCCCGCGCCGAGGCCGAAGCCGCCGCCGGCATCACCGACACCTCCAACGCGGTCGTGGTCGGCGCGCCCTTCAAGCCCAAGGGCCAGATGCTGGGCGCCAGCGCGGCCGACGCCTCGGGCGTGCTGATCCAGGCCCGCAAGGCCGGCGCCCTGACCGTCCGCCGCGCCGACGGCGGCATCCACATGACCCGCTGGCTCTCGGCCGGCGACGCCTACAGCGCCCCGCGCACGCCCGGCCTGATCCTGGACGTGGGCGAGCCGGCCCTGTTCGAGGTTTACTACAACGGCCGCCTGACGGGTCGCCTGACCTCGAACCAGACCTCGGTGGCCAGACTGATCCCGGCCGCGCCTGCGCCGGTGGTGGCGGCGAACCCTTAG
- the ispG gene encoding flavodoxin-dependent (E)-4-hydroxy-3-methylbut-2-enyl-diphosphate synthase, with amino-acid sequence MAADHTHVRPWRMITRRQSRKIRVGSVEVGGDAPISVQSMTNTLTSDAAATLEQIRQLEEAGADIVRVSCPDVESTAAFKTIAREAKVPLVADIHFHYKRGIEAAQAGAACLRINPGNIGSPDRVRDVIQAARDHGCSMRIGVNAGSLERELLEKYGEPCPDAMVESALNHARILQDHDFHEFKISVKASDPFMTVAAYYQLAEAIDCPLHLGVTEAGATRTGTVKSSIGIGSMLWAGIGDTIRVSLAADPVEEIKVGFDILKSLGLRHRGVNIIACPSCARQGFNVIKTVEALEERLAHIATPMSLSIIGCVVNGPGEALMTDIGFTGGGAGAGMVYMAGKPDHKQSNEGMIDHIVELVEKKAAEIQAAKAAETLAAE; translated from the coding sequence ATGGCCGCAGACCACACGCACGTCCGTCCCTGGCGCATGATCACGCGTCGGCAATCGCGCAAGATCCGCGTCGGCTCCGTCGAGGTGGGTGGCGACGCGCCGATCTCGGTGCAGTCGATGACCAACACCCTGACCAGCGACGCCGCCGCGACGCTGGAGCAGATCCGCCAGCTGGAAGAGGCCGGCGCCGACATCGTCCGCGTCAGCTGTCCGGACGTCGAGAGCACCGCCGCGTTCAAGACCATCGCCCGCGAGGCCAAGGTCCCGCTCGTGGCCGACATCCACTTTCACTACAAGCGCGGCATCGAGGCGGCGCAGGCCGGCGCGGCGTGCCTGCGGATCAATCCGGGCAATATCGGCAGCCCCGACCGCGTGCGCGACGTGATTCAGGCCGCCCGCGACCACGGCTGCTCGATGCGCATCGGCGTCAACGCCGGCTCCCTCGAACGCGAACTGCTGGAAAAGTACGGCGAGCCGTGCCCCGACGCGATGGTCGAGAGCGCCCTGAACCACGCCCGCATCCTGCAGGACCACGACTTCCACGAGTTCAAGATCTCGGTGAAGGCGTCCGACCCGTTCATGACGGTCGCGGCCTACTACCAGCTGGCCGAGGCCATCGACTGCCCGCTGCACCTGGGCGTCACCGAGGCCGGCGCGACGCGCACCGGCACGGTGAAGTCCTCGATCGGCATCGGCTCGATGCTGTGGGCCGGCATCGGCGACACCATCCGTGTCAGCCTGGCCGCCGATCCGGTGGAAGAGATCAAGGTCGGCTTCGATATCCTGAAGTCGTTGGGCCTGCGCCACCGGGGCGTCAACATCATCGCCTGCCCGTCGTGCGCGCGGCAGGGCTTCAACGTCATCAAGACCGTCGAGGCCCTGGAAGAGCGCCTAGCCCACATCGCCACGCCGATGTCGCTGTCGATCATCGGCTGCGTCGTCAACGGCCCGGGCGAGGCCCTGATGACCGACATCGGCTTCACCGGCGGCGGGGCCGGGGCGGGCATGGTCTACATGGCCGGCAAGCCCGACCACAAACAATCCAACGAGGGGATGATCGATCACATCGTCGAACTCGTTGAGAAGAAGGCGGCCGAAATCCAGGCCGCGAAGGCCGCGGAGACCCTTGCGGCCGAATAG